A region from the Rosa rugosa chromosome 6, drRosRugo1.1, whole genome shotgun sequence genome encodes:
- the LOC133716674 gene encoding uncharacterized protein LOC133716674: MWKVSIPNKAKVHVWRVCLDILSSLVKLEWRRVQLDSVMCVLCEDHMESTLHLCRDCPFTQEVLKSNAVLRQERNDRVWNQKQQGPGDVVIGAMTRLHEFRFHNMKESGSTSRSIRLVRWKAPPVGILKINVDGAFNHVTRQGGVGFVIRNELGIMLAGGACPLSGLLSAEHGEVLACQKALEFASAHSFLPAILETDALAVQGQLSAAIGTNNSVLGRIYDDLVIMLASQPSVSVAHVGRLGNTVAHCLAAHACGLQQDCFYFSTPSFLLAAVAAELCIV; this comes from the exons ATGTGGAAGGTTTCTATTCCAAATAAAGCTAAAGTTCATGTTTGGAGGGTTTGTTTGGATATCTTGTCATCTCTTGTTAAATTGGAGTGGAGAAGAGTGCAGTTAGATTCTGTTATGTGTGTGCTTTGTGAGGATCACATGGAGTCCACTCTACATCTTTGTAGGGATTGCCCTTTTACTCAAGAAGTGTTAAAGTCTAACGCTGTTCTTAGGCAG GAGAGGAATGACCGGGTGTGGAACCAAAAGCAACAGGGACCGGGTGATGTGGTTATCGGTGCTATGACTCGATTACACGAGTTTAGATTCCATAACATGAAAGAAAGTGGTTCTACAAGTAGAAGTATTCGACTGGTTCGCTGGAAGGCTCCACCGGTGGGGATTTTGAAAATTAATGTTGATGGGGCCTTTAATCATGTCACTCGTCAAGGTGGTGTGGGTTTTGTTATCCGAAATGAGCTTGGAATTATGCTGGCAGGAGGTGCTTGCCCTCTAAGTGGTCTATTATCGGCGGAACATGGGGAGGTCTTAGCTTGTCAAAAAGCCCTGGAATTTGCGTCGGCTCACTCCTTCTTACCTGCGATTCTGGAAACAGATGCCTTGGCAGTTCAAGGACAATTAAGTGCAGCTATAGGTACTAATAATTCCGTGTTGGGACGGATTTATGACGATCTGGTGATCATGTTGGCATCTCAACCTTCTGTGTCAGTCGCCCATGTTGGCAGGTTGGGCAATACTGTTGCTCATTGTCTAGCAGCTCATGCTTGTGGTTTGCAGCAGGACTGCTTTTATTTCTCAACTCCGTCTTTTCTTCTAGCTGCAGTAGCAGCTGAACTTTGCATTGTGTAA
- the LOC133713611 gene encoding uncharacterized protein LOC133713611, with product MPRWFDLKLDRRKAILLKKAVGAMAQVAFTDRELAGRPQTADLCITPEIVALVSKTKSTDAVSALMMPELLMSSFECYESRNLQFNLHSLLCLLEQNTEFAVTLYGEVEDEDVIWYELEEGFRTIYTSTMRLVSWTKDEMDLGFLVYKYPVRLGLSSKSFCDLITDMGSHGCTVHATLFKNAVVFRVVNYELVFPTEPLICETQSDRGFPCVLKFDIQRKSALLNAATLSEMIWIWFSDSFTMLNFPIRGLGKLVFGHHNFMVTN from the exons ATGCCGCGGTGGTTCGACCTCAAGCTTGATCGGCGCAAAGCGATTCTGCTGAAGAAGGCCGTCGGCGCCATGGCTCAGGTAGCCTTTACCGACAGAGAGCTCGCCGGCCGCCCCCAAACCGCCGACCTCTGCATCACTCCGGAGATCGTCGCACTGGTTTCCAAAACCAAGTCAACTGATGCCGTCAGCGCGCTGATGATGCCGGAACTGTTGATGTCGAGCTTCGAGTGCTACGAAAGCCGGAATCTGCAGTTCAATCTGCACAGCTTGCTTTGCCTATTGGAGCAGAACACTGAGTTTGCGGTCACTCTTTATGGCGAGGTAGAAGATGAGGATGTGATTTGGTACGAGCTTGAGGAAG GTTTTCGCACGATTTACACCTCTACAATGCGGCTGGTTTCATGGACTAAGGATGAGATGGACCTGGGTTTCTTGGTATATAAATATCCAGTGCGCCTCGGCTTGTCTTCAAAGAGCTTTTGTGACCTTATCACTGATATGGGTTCTCATGGGTGTACAG TTCATGCCACACTGTTCAAAAATGCAGTTGTTTTCCGTGTAGTGAATTATGAGCTTGTCTTTCCAACAGAG CCCTTGATTTGCGAGACTCAGAGTGATCGTGGATTTCCTTGTGTGTTGAAGTTTGATATCCAGCGCAAGAGTGCGCTTCTCAATGCCGCTACGTTGTCAGAGATGATATGGATATGGTTCTCGGATTCGTTCACCATGCTCAATTTCCCAATTCGTGGCCTGGGTAAACTTGTCTTTGGCCATCATAACTTTATGGTGACCAATTAG
- the LOC133714824 gene encoding DEAD-box ATP-dependent RNA helicase 8, with product MNNNRGRYPPGIGAGRGGGMNANPPFQSRPPHQQQYVQRNLLPNHQQQQQYFQQQQHHQQQQQQHHQQQQQWLRRGQLGGSTSADSAVDEVEKTVQSEAVDPSSQDWKARLKIPPADTRFRTEDVTATKGNEFEDYFLKRELLMGIYEKGFERPSPIQEESIPIALTGSDILARAKNGTGKTAAFCIPALEKIDQDNNVIQVVILVPTRELALQTSQVCKELGKHLQIQVMVTTGGTSLKDDIMRLYQPVHLLVGTPGRILDLSKKGVCILKDCSMLVMDEADKLLSPEFQPSVEQLIRFLPSNRQILMFSATFPVTVKDFKERYLHKPYVINLMDELTLKGITQFYAFVEERQKVHCLNTLFSKLQINQSIIFCNSVNRVELLAKKITELGYSCFYIHAKMLQDHRNRVFHDFRNGACRNLVCTDLFTRGIDIQAVNVVINFDFPKNSETYLHRVGRSGRFGHLGLAVNLITYEDRFNLYRIEQELGTEIKQIPPHIDQAIYCR from the exons ATGAACAACAACAGAGGGAGGTACCCGCCGGGGATCGGAGCCGGTCGCGGCGGCGGAATGAATGCGAACCCTCCGTTTCAGTCTCGGCCGCCGCACCAGCAGCAATATGTACAGAGGAATCTTTTGCCGAACcaccagcagcagcaacagTACTTTCAGCAACAGCAGCACCATcaacagcaacagcagcagcaccaccagcagcagcaacagTGGCTCAGGAGAGGCCAGTTGGGTGGTAGCACCAGTGCCGATTCCGCCGTCGACGAGGTTGAGAAGACTGTGCAGTCCGAGGCCGTCGATCCAAG TTCGCAAGATTGGAAGGCAAGGTTAAAGATTCCTCCAGCTGATACGCGCTTCAGAACAGAG GATGTTACTGCAACTAAAGGAAATGAGTTTGAGGACTACTTTCTGAAACGTGAGCTACTGATGGGAATATATGAGAAGGGATTTGAAAGGCCATCTCCTATTCAGGAAGAAAGTATACCAATTGCTTTAACTGGTAGTGATATTCTTGCTAGAGCTAAAAATGGAACGGGGAAAACGGCTGCATTTTGCATCCCTGCTTTGGaaaaaattgatcaagataacaATGTAATTCAAG TTGTTATACTGGTTCCAACTCGTGAGTTGGCCCTTCAAACATCACAAGTCTGTAAGGAGCTAGGGAAGCATTTGCAAATACAAGTTATGGTTACTACTGGAGGTACCAGCTTAAAGGATGATATCATGCGTTTATACCAACCGGTTCACTTACTCGTTGGAACTCCTGGAAGAATTTTAGATCTTTCAAAGAAAGGTGTTTGCATCTTGAAAGACTGTTCTATGCTTGTTATGGATGAG GCTGATAAACTTTTGTCTCCGGAGTTTCAACCTTCAGTGGAGCAGCTTATCCGCTTCTTGCCTTCAAATCGGCAAATTTTGATGTTTTCAGCTACATTTCCTGTCACTGTTAAGGACTTCAAAGAAAGATATCTGCACAAGCCTTATGTTATCAACCTTATGGATGAGCTTACTCTAAAGGGTATCACACAGTTCTATGCTTTTGTCGAGGAGAGACAGAAAGTCCACTGCCTAAACACACTTTTCTCCAAG CTTCAAATAAACCAGTCAATCATATTCTGCAATTCTGTGAATCGGGTGGAGTTATTGGCCAAGAAAATTACAGAACTGGGCTATTCATGCTTTTATATTCATGCAAAGATGCTACAAGACCATCGTAACAGAGTATTCCATGACTTCCGTAATGGTGCATGCAGAAATCTTGTTTGCACTG ATCTATTTACAAGAGGAATAGATATTCAAGCTGTCAATGTTGTCATTAACTTTGATTTTCCAAAGAACTCAGAGACATATCTGCACAGG GTGGGTCGATCTGGAaggtttggacaccttggtttGGCTGTAAATTTGATCACCTATGAGGACCGCTTCAACTT gtaTAGAATTGAGCAAGAACTTGGCACTGAGATCAAGCAAATTCCCCCACATATTGATCAGGCAATTTATTGCCGGTGA
- the LOC133717242 gene encoding acetyl-coenzyme A carboxylase carboxyl transferase subunit alpha, chloroplastic-like: MTTLSLIAGNCGRGKGGEDRGFELLHPFSGRNPLTSELLGSSFTRANRIWSKELYRNRSWNKFSIFAKIKKGKKYDYPWPDDMDPNISSGHLSYLSHFKPLTEKPKPVTLPFEKPLIDLEKKIIEVRRMADETGLDFSNQIGQLENKYQQALKDLYKHLTPIQRLSIARHPNRPTVLDHILNITEKWVELHGDRAGYDDPAIVTGLGSIDGKTYMFIGHQKGRNTKENIVRNFAMPTPHGYRKALRMMKYADHHKFPVVTFVDTPGAFADLKSEELGQGEAIAHNLRAMFGLKVPVVTVVTGEGGSGGALAIGCANKMFMLENSAFYVASPEACAAILWKSSQAAPKAAEKLRITAQEHYRLKIADGIIPEPLGGAHADPAWTSQQIKNTIVESIKELENMSTEELLQHRRLKFRSIGGFQEGIPVEPNRKRNMKPSEINMPKAADIESEIEILKKKILEAKGPSDPITSQAIEKLKQDVDKEITSAFISMGLQEKLESVKMELSTASQNTPSQPLNPSLKEKVDKIMQEFNHNLSRPGAYLGLKQKLEKLNLVNGIIEMEERKKKLKAEINQKIPAELKAKMELLKNAEEKISKGETLDKDLIEEVEGVKKELVEVLKAANLEVVGVAKKNVITAPPELKEKIEKVNKEIYEEIERVINTDGISRKIEDLKADIEKGSSSEDREKAEAKIKEEILATLDVEALKQKVENLTVELGLPKDSVTEDKVGVENGRF, encoded by the exons ATGACCACTTTATCACTAATTGCTGGAAACTGTGGAAGAGGAAAAGGAGGTGAAGATCGTGGATTTGAATTGCTCCATCCATTTTCAGGAAGGAATCCTCTCACTAGTGAGTTGCTTGGAAGCTCATTTACAAGGGCAAATCGAATATGGTCCAAGGAACTCTATAGGAACAGAAGTTGGAACAAGTTCAGTATTTTTGCAAAAATTAAAAAGGGGAAGAAGTATGATTATCCATGGCCTGATGACATGGATCCAAACATCAGCAGTGGACACTTGAGTTACCTCTCTCATTTCAAGCCACTGACTGAGAAGCCAAAGCCAGTTACACTTCCATTTGAGAAGCCACTTATTGATCTTGAGAAAAAGATCATTGAG GTACGTAGAATGGCTGATGAAACTGGTCTAGACTTCAGCAATCAAATTGGTCAACTGGAGAACAAGTATCAACAG GCCCTGAAAGACTTGTACAAACATTTGACACCAATTCAACGTCTATCTATTGCTCGACATCCCAACAGACCAACAGTTCTTGATCATATTTTAAATATTACAGAGAAG TGGGTGGAACTCCATGGAGATCGTGCAGGCTATGATGATCCAGCTATCGTTACTGGTCTTGGGAGCATAGATGGCAAAACCTACATGTTTATAGGTCATCAGAAAGGTAGAAACACGAAGGAGAATATTGTTCGAAACTTTGCAATGCCAACTCCACACGG GTACCGGAAGGCACTGAGAATGATGAAATATGCTGATCATCATAAATTTCCCGTTGTTACATTTGTTGACACGCCTGGGGCTTTTGCTGATCTCAAATCTGAGGAACTTGGCCAA GGTGAAGCAATAGCCCATAATCTTAGGGCTATGTTTGGCCTGAAAGTTCCGGTTGTAACAGTCGTAACTGGTGAAGGCGGTTCAGGTGGGGCTCTAGCCATTGGTTGTGCCAATAAAATGTTTATGCTGGAGAATTCTGCTTTCTATGTTGCAAG TCCTGAAGCATGTGCTGCAATACTGTGGAAATCTTCTCAAGCAGCTCCTAAG GCGGCTGAAAAACTAAGGATAACAGCTCAAGAGCATTACAGATTGAAAATTGCTGATGGTATCATCCCT GAGCCTCTTGGTGGTGCACATGCTGATCCTGCATGGACTTCCCAACAAATCAAGAATACAATTGTCGAGTCAATAAAG GAATTGGAAAACATGAGCACAGAAGAGTTACTTCAGCATCGAAGACTTAAGTTCCGGTCAATTGGAGGGTTTCAAGAAGGCATTCCAGTGGAGCCTAATAGGAAACGTAACATGAAGCCATCTGAGATTAACATGCCAAAGGCTGCTGACATAGAGTCCGAGATTGAGATTTTAAAGAAGAAGATCCTAGAAGCAAAGGGACCATCTGATCCAATTACAAGCCAAGCAATTGAAAAACTCAAGCAAGATGTAGACAAGGAGATCACCAGTGCATTTATTTCAATGGGTTTGCAAGAGAAACTAGAATCAGTGAAGATGGAGTTATCTACAGCCTCACAAAACACACCAAGTCAGCCCCTCAATCCTAGCTTGAAAGAGAAAGTGGACAAGATAATGCAGGAGTTTAACCACAACTTGTCGCGGCCGGGGGCATACCTTGGACTCAAACAGAAGCTTGAAAAACTAAACTTGGTTAATGGGATCATTGAGatggaggagaggaagaagaaactgAAGGCTGAGATTAATCAGAAAATTCCAGCTGAGCTAAAAGCCAAGATGGAACTTCTGAAGAATGCTGAAGAAAAGATATCCAAAGGGGAAACACTGGATAAGGATTTGATTGAAGAAGTAGAGGGAGTTAAGAAAGAGCTTGTAGAAGTTTTAAAGGCAGCCAACTTAGAGGTTGTTGGGGTGGCCAAGAAAAATGTGATTACTGCCCCTCCAGAGTTgaaggaaaagatagagaagGTAAATAAGGAGATATATGAGGAAATTGAGAGAGTTATAAATACAGATGGTATTAGTAGAAAAATAGAGGACTTGAAGGCGGATATAGAGAAAGGCTCAAGCTCAGAAGACAGAGAGAAAGCAGAAGCAAAGATAAAGGAGGAGATTCTTGCTACTTTGGATGTAGAAGCACTAAAACAGAAGGTTGAGAATTTGACAGTGGAGTTGGGTCTTCCCAAGGATAGTGTTACAGAAGACAAGGTTGGTGTTGAAAATGGCCGATTTTAA